A region from the Bacillus thuringiensis genome encodes:
- a CDS encoding Ger(x)C family spore germination protein — translation MIRKWIWIVICCIYIIGCSQRIPLEKVSLILLIGLDRTPNGDIKVGTSIPLFHHKQPKSTIEHWTQASTVYTGFSKIDTKLTGFMTASKAEIILIGKKLAQEANWLQELDSSYRDPYATINAKVVLVDGPAEEVFKIQKPSKPSLSSYINGVIESSIQNNQSVSSTIQQLMREQNEEGMTQTVPIIKKTKNEIDTVGIAFLNRKGKYLTQIPKKDVKFFNLINKQKSSGRMILHLALPPKKSNKKINTSIFVQNATRKIDVNFQNGKFVFNLDIYANVALIEKTNANLIKGHYDNKKNINSLKRTIQKEINNNLQNIINEIQQNKIDPIGLSLYARAFQYKEWKKVKGDWLQALAEAKINVKTHVKIKDTGTIRN, via the coding sequence TTGATTCGAAAATGGATATGGATTGTAATTTGTTGTATATATATAATTGGTTGCAGTCAGAGAATTCCTCTTGAGAAGGTTTCATTAATCCTGTTAATTGGCTTGGATAGAACCCCTAATGGAGACATAAAAGTTGGAACAAGTATACCACTCTTTCATCATAAACAGCCCAAAAGTACTATAGAACATTGGACACAAGCATCAACTGTATATACTGGATTCAGTAAGATAGATACAAAGTTAACGGGCTTTATGACAGCTTCCAAGGCTGAAATCATTTTAATTGGGAAAAAATTAGCGCAAGAAGCTAATTGGTTGCAGGAGCTTGATTCTTCTTACCGTGATCCTTACGCTACCATTAATGCTAAAGTAGTACTTGTAGATGGACCTGCAGAAGAAGTTTTTAAAATTCAGAAGCCTAGTAAACCATCACTTTCATCTTATATAAATGGTGTAATCGAATCGTCAATTCAAAATAACCAATCCGTCTCTTCTACAATTCAACAATTAATGAGAGAACAAAATGAAGAAGGAATGACGCAAACTGTTCCAATTATCAAAAAAACAAAGAATGAAATCGACACAGTAGGAATTGCATTTTTAAATCGAAAAGGGAAATATTTAACTCAAATTCCTAAAAAAGATGTTAAATTTTTCAATCTTATAAATAAGCAAAAAAGTAGCGGGCGAATGATACTACACCTTGCGCTTCCCCCTAAAAAGTCCAACAAAAAAATAAACACTTCTATCTTCGTACAGAACGCGACAAGAAAGATAGATGTTAATTTTCAAAACGGAAAATTTGTATTTAATCTCGATATATATGCTAATGTAGCTTTAATAGAAAAAACAAATGCAAATTTAATTAAGGGGCACTATGATAATAAAAAAAATATAAATAGTTTAAAAAGGACTATTCAAAAAGAAATTAATAATAATTTACAAAATATAATAAATGAAATACAGCAGAACAAAATTGATCCAATCGGATTATCCCTATATGCTAGAGCCTTTCAATATAAAGAGTGGAAAAAAGTAAAAGGAGATTGGTTGCAAGCGTTAGCAGAGGCTAAAATAAATGTAAAGACACACGTCAAAATAAAAGATACTGGGACCATTAGAAATTAG
- a CDS encoding glycosyl transferase has protein sequence MNFNDKKISLPRLYIPSNEKIVNPLSTGTKNSNPSPKNTQKKMNPHFNNQQHDLNNHFCVIVGSEYVLKIIALQQSLMQYSEKFTLWICCIDPFGYSLLKEMNLINVNLLQVEELEDSELKAIKRKRKVNEYCWTLKSVLIEYLLVNYNLPSILYCDGDLCFFSDPNIIFEEWGEHSIFLTPQRDRDWVEKMYGKYQAGLIGFKNDLYGLKSVRWWKNKCIDWCSAEPEEGKFGDQKYLDYIPIYFPKVKISNNLGINAAPWNCIYNNDYKIDKSKNDVFIENDKLVVYHFACITIFTENDFDLWSLGSISIPNNILNHIYTPYLERIQFVLKQLKEKFNKNTKQFLSKKDINEAQTLYKDSQLRRKMNQSNHFMNFSMIISKERLIQGLTSYYSLENLNAKFTVWICCMDDSTYQILEKLKLKHAILIPLKDIENHELLSIKDERNLQEYCWTLKSTLCLHVLSLYPEVDHIIYCDADMYFFTTPNIILDEWWKYSVFLCPQRSSAEIENIHGIYQAGLVGFKNDQNSKEILTWWKDKCLEYCKNHYDVEMNRWGDQKYLNYIPNIFSNIKIMTHKGIDAAPWNIILNSSSISKTDNKVLIDQDELIAFHFGSMQIINPNEFDLWKHETLELPPAILDHIYVPYIEQLNKTCHILQNNFQISLSPLFVEQIDTTTIKNYFKYSSPHHS, from the coding sequence TTGAACTTTAATGATAAAAAAATAAGTTTACCTCGATTGTATATCCCCTCTAATGAGAAAATAGTTAACCCGCTTTCAACAGGAACTAAAAATTCAAATCCCTCCCCTAAAAATACTCAAAAAAAAATGAACCCCCATTTCAATAATCAACAACATGATCTAAATAATCATTTCTGTGTCATTGTAGGTAGTGAATATGTTTTGAAAATCATTGCCTTACAGCAATCATTAATGCAGTACTCAGAAAAATTCACATTATGGATTTGTTGTATAGATCCTTTTGGATATTCATTATTAAAAGAAATGAATCTAATTAACGTAAACCTTTTACAAGTTGAGGAATTAGAAGATAGTGAACTAAAAGCAATTAAGAGAAAAAGAAAAGTAAATGAATATTGTTGGACTTTAAAATCTGTCTTGATAGAATATTTATTGGTAAATTATAATTTACCGTCTATTCTATATTGTGATGGTGATTTATGCTTTTTTTCTGATCCTAATATTATTTTTGAAGAGTGGGGTGAACATTCTATTTTCCTTACCCCACAAAGAGATCGTGATTGGGTAGAAAAAATGTATGGAAAATATCAGGCTGGTCTAATTGGATTTAAGAATGATCTCTATGGACTAAAAAGTGTAAGATGGTGGAAAAATAAATGTATAGATTGGTGCAGTGCTGAACCTGAGGAGGGAAAGTTTGGCGATCAGAAGTATTTAGATTATATCCCAATATATTTCCCAAAAGTAAAAATTTCCAATAACTTGGGTATAAATGCTGCGCCTTGGAACTGTATATATAATAACGATTACAAAATTGACAAGAGTAAAAATGATGTATTTATTGAAAATGATAAACTAGTTGTTTACCATTTTGCATGTATTACTATTTTTACTGAAAATGACTTTGATCTTTGGTCTTTGGGATCAATTTCAATACCAAACAATATATTAAATCATATTTACACTCCTTATTTAGAGAGAATCCAATTTGTTTTAAAGCAATTAAAAGAAAAATTCAATAAAAATACGAAACAATTTTTAAGTAAAAAAGATATAAATGAAGCTCAAACCTTATATAAAGATTCACAATTAAGAAGAAAAATGAATCAATCCAATCATTTTATGAACTTTTCTATGATTATAAGTAAAGAACGATTAATTCAAGGATTGACCTCTTATTATTCCTTAGAAAATCTCAACGCTAAATTTACTGTATGGATTTGTTGTATGGATGATTCGACTTATCAAATATTAGAAAAATTAAAATTAAAGCACGCCATACTCATTCCGTTAAAAGATATTGAAAATCATGAACTCCTTAGTATAAAGGATGAAAGAAATTTACAAGAATATTGTTGGACGTTAAAATCTACTCTTTGTCTACATGTCCTTAGTCTTTATCCCGAAGTTGATCACATCATATATTGTGATGCTGATATGTATTTCTTTACAACACCTAATATCATTCTTGATGAATGGTGGAAATACTCTGTATTCCTTTGTCCTCAAAGAAGTTCGGCTGAAATTGAAAATATACACGGTATATACCAGGCTGGTTTAGTAGGCTTTAAAAACGATCAAAATAGTAAAGAAATTTTAACATGGTGGAAAGATAAATGCCTAGAATATTGCAAAAATCATTATGATGTTGAAATGAATAGATGGGGTGATCAGAAATATTTAAATTACATCCCTAACATTTTTTCTAATATAAAAATCATGACTCACAAAGGTATTGATGCAGCACCTTGGAATATTATTCTAAATAGCAGTTCTATATCAAAAACAGATAACAAAGTTCTTATTGATCAAGATGAATTAATAGCTTTTCATTTTGGAAGTATGCAGATTATTAATCCAAATGAGTTCGACTTATGGAAACATGAAACTTTAGAATTACCCCCAGCAATTTTAGATCATATATACGTTCCTTATATTGAGCAATTGAACAAGACATGCCATATCCTTCAAAATAATTTCCAAATATCCCTATCCCCTTTATTTGTTGAACAAATTGATACAACTACAATAAAAAATTATTTTAAATACTCCTCCCCTCATCACAGCTAA
- a CDS encoding sugar phosphate nucleotidyltransferase, whose protein sequence is MKVIILCGGKGLRMQGILEDIPKPLVRVQGKPLLLHIMNWYRKYGHSNFILPLGYKGEKIKEYFMDFSWKENDFSLNFKTGQYTLLQELENWNIHFIDTGIDTMTGARLKKLEPFVQGETFLLTYGDGLANIDIDQLIAFHNEKGKIATLTGIKKNNQYGLLAVENGIAIDFKEKPLLDEVINGGFFVFNKEIFDYLGNNDDCVLEEDPLQNLIKDNELAVYEHNDFWASVDTPKDIKTVDESWNPNKI, encoded by the coding sequence ATGAAAGTCATAATTTTGTGTGGTGGAAAAGGGCTTCGGATGCAAGGAATTTTAGAGGACATTCCCAAACCATTAGTTCGAGTTCAAGGAAAGCCTCTCCTCTTGCATATAATGAATTGGTATAGAAAATATGGACATTCTAATTTCATTTTGCCCTTAGGATATAAAGGTGAGAAAATTAAAGAATATTTTATGGATTTTAGCTGGAAAGAGAATGACTTTAGTTTGAATTTTAAAACCGGTCAATATACGCTACTTCAGGAATTAGAGAATTGGAATATACACTTTATAGATACAGGAATTGATACAATGACCGGGGCAAGACTAAAAAAACTTGAACCCTTTGTACAAGGTGAAACCTTTTTATTAACTTATGGCGATGGATTAGCCAATATAGATATTGATCAACTAATAGCATTTCATAATGAGAAAGGAAAAATTGCTACATTAACTGGAATTAAAAAGAACAATCAATATGGCCTATTGGCGGTAGAAAATGGAATTGCTATTGATTTTAAAGAAAAACCATTACTTGATGAAGTAATTAACGGCGGTTTTTTTGTATTTAACAAAGAAATATTCGATTATTTAGGTAACAATGATGATTGTGTTCTAGAAGAAGATCCTCTCCAAAATTTAATAAAAGATAATGAGCTCGCAGTCTATGAACACAATGATTTTTGGGCTAGTGTCGATACTCCTAAAGATATAAAAACTGTAGATGAAAGTTGGAACCCTAATAAAATTTAG
- a CDS encoding spore germination protein, with product MPLNEEALEIKSDKNIEKIQTSNLEELKNTLVNIFDISADLIEHPLQLKTNTNILLYYFEGLTDGVALKGNVVTPLLQKVNEDSQIFNSNIIATHTKIVYTWNDIKEGLLEGQCVLFMEGEKRSLLINTKGWAERAIQEPISEVTIKGSHDGFIENATKNIGLIRRYLPSTELKIKKLTIGERATSVVYLIYLGDVANADVVQEIETRICRINTDAVLSIGELSNYTKDQNWTPFPQAYLSERPDAISNHILDGKVAVLMDRSPGAMIVPMNLIGFFQTPDDYNIHWLIASFFRLLRFAGFIIAIFLPAFYIAIVSFHFEIIPIDLYTSIATSRVKVPFSPLLEAFIMEITLEMLREAGIRLPQPIGQTIGIVGGIVIGQAAVQAGLVSNVMVIIVSITAIASFIVSNYDLSSSIRLIRFPMMLLAYFYGIVGIVSGLMLLFAHFVSLTSYGSPYGLPIAPFRLKELKDSFVRFPISMITTRSSTGQPKQKKKKEGGSHGES from the coding sequence TTGCCCTTAAATGAAGAGGCTTTAGAAATTAAATCCGATAAAAACATTGAAAAGATCCAAACAAGTAACTTAGAAGAGCTAAAAAATACATTAGTTAATATCTTTGATATTAGTGCAGATTTAATCGAACATCCTTTGCAATTAAAAACAAACACGAATATTTTACTATATTATTTTGAAGGCCTTACAGATGGTGTCGCTTTAAAAGGCAATGTTGTTACACCATTATTACAAAAAGTAAATGAGGACAGCCAAATATTTAATTCTAATATTATTGCTACTCATACCAAAATAGTATATACATGGAATGACATTAAAGAAGGATTACTTGAGGGTCAATGTGTTCTATTTATGGAAGGAGAAAAGCGGTCACTTCTAATAAATACAAAAGGCTGGGCAGAAAGAGCAATTCAAGAACCCATCTCAGAAGTTACTATTAAAGGCTCACATGATGGATTTATTGAGAATGCCACAAAAAATATAGGCTTAATTCGTCGATATCTTCCTTCAACAGAGTTAAAGATCAAAAAGCTGACAATTGGAGAACGAGCAACTTCAGTAGTCTATTTAATTTACTTAGGTGATGTAGCAAACGCAGATGTAGTCCAAGAAATAGAAACAAGAATCTGTAGAATTAATACGGATGCGGTATTGAGCATTGGAGAACTATCTAATTATACAAAAGATCAAAATTGGACTCCTTTTCCACAAGCTTATTTAAGCGAACGCCCAGATGCAATTTCAAATCATATTCTTGATGGGAAAGTAGCAGTATTAATGGATAGATCCCCTGGTGCAATGATTGTTCCAATGAATTTAATTGGATTTTTTCAAACTCCAGATGATTATAATATCCATTGGCTCATTGCATCATTTTTTCGCTTATTACGATTTGCAGGATTTATTATAGCTATTTTTTTACCGGCATTTTATATTGCTATAGTCTCTTTTCACTTTGAAATCATTCCTATAGATTTATACACTTCTATTGCAACTTCAAGAGTCAAAGTCCCTTTCTCTCCCCTATTGGAAGCTTTTATAATGGAAATTACACTCGAAATGCTACGTGAAGCTGGTATTCGCTTACCACAACCCATTGGACAAACCATAGGAATTGTTGGAGGGATTGTAATTGGACAGGCGGCTGTTCAAGCTGGTCTTGTAAGTAACGTTATGGTTATTATCGTATCTATTACAGCCATTGCATCATTTATTGTTTCTAATTATGATTTATCAAGTTCTATACGCCTTATTCGTTTTCCAATGATGTTATTGGCATACTTTTATGGGATTGTAGGGATTGTTAGTGGATTAATGCTCTTATTCGCTCATTTTGTTTCATTAACTTCCTATGGTTCACCATACGGATTGCCAATCGCGCCCTTTCGACTCAAAGAATTAAAAGATTCTTTTGTAAGATTTCCTATTTCTATGATTACCACCCGCTCAAGTACAGGACAGCCGAAACAAAAAAAGAAAAAAGAAGGTGGTTCGCATGGGGAATCTTAA
- a CDS encoding tetratricopeptide repeat protein, with product MSVSLKRNEELTSLLNDWYRSMLSQQVIKATNLKKKIDEKINKLSIESNQEHQDQNLLLYYSLLEFRYTVLTDSLGIQQNSFDAISDYDMPTDHFLRFYYHFFKSIHSTFISSFTEAEEHYKLAEKILVDIPDEIEHAEFYYRIATFYHHTYNMLASIEYANKSREIFSKYEGYEVKTAFCNSLLGGCCIYLKQYEQAEEYLHYAIELLQQNKEEDFLLFVKSTLGWLYSDRSMSMLAIRHLSEVTEKLPTHFKAIFLQAKEHYKLGEQSAASKLIDKGLQICRGIHNEEYTYHFSILKRLNENIPLEELEKIIQEGILYFEEEELWEYVVEYAELFATKCRQLENHQKVSDYFHICYQARRKSIEKGVLK from the coding sequence ATGAGTGTTTCATTAAAGAGAAATGAAGAATTAACCTCTCTATTGAACGACTGGTATCGATCTATGCTATCTCAACAAGTTATAAAAGCTACTAATCTGAAAAAGAAAATTGATGAAAAAATTAATAAGTTAAGCATTGAGTCGAATCAAGAACATCAGGATCAAAATTTGTTACTTTATTACTCACTACTTGAATTTCGTTACACAGTCTTAACAGATAGCCTCGGTATTCAACAAAATAGTTTTGATGCTATTAGTGATTATGATATGCCTACAGACCATTTTCTACGCTTCTATTATCACTTTTTTAAATCCATTCATTCCACTTTTATATCAAGTTTTACTGAGGCAGAGGAACATTATAAACTGGCAGAAAAGATATTAGTAGACATTCCAGATGAAATTGAACACGCTGAATTCTACTATAGAATTGCTACTTTTTATCACCATACCTACAACATGCTGGCTTCTATCGAATACGCAAATAAATCGAGAGAAATCTTTTCGAAGTATGAAGGTTATGAAGTAAAAACAGCCTTTTGTAATAGTTTGCTAGGTGGCTGCTGTATCTATTTAAAGCAATACGAACAAGCAGAAGAATATCTGCATTATGCAATTGAATTACTACAACAGAATAAGGAAGAAGATTTCTTGTTATTCGTAAAAAGCACATTAGGGTGGCTGTATTCTGATCGAAGTATGTCTATGTTAGCTATTCGTCACCTTTCAGAAGTAACAGAGAAACTCCCTACACACTTCAAGGCTATCTTCCTACAAGCTAAGGAGCATTATAAATTAGGAGAACAATCAGCAGCTAGCAAACTCATTGATAAGGGATTACAGATTTGCAGAGGAATTCATAACGAAGAATACACATACCACTTCTCTATTTTAAAAAGATTAAACGAAAATATACCATTGGAAGAATTAGAAAAAATCATCCAAGAAGGAATCTTATACTTTGAGGAAGAAGAATTATGGGAATATGTTGTCGAATACGCTGAATTATTTGCCACAAAATGTAGACAATTAGAGAACCATCAAAAGGTAAGTGATTATTTCCATATTTGTTACCAAGCAAGACGAAAATCAATTGAAAAAGGAGTGTTAAAATAA
- a CDS encoding NAD-dependent epimerase/dehydratase family protein, with protein MITSFKNKTFLITGGYGFIGSHLVRRLLNLQAKIVLLIRTSSNSWRLNDILKNIETYEIDIRDKKQVQDAIKKVNPDYIFHLAAYGVNSAHTDYMHAIETNIIGTCNIIQAAKLVNCKKVIHMGSSSEYGNKMEPIHENMLLSPVDIYGSTKAAATILAHQIASENNINLITLRPFGIFGETEEPHKIFSYIILQVLQNKDVNLTLCNQLRDYCYIENIIDACILAVENTTVQNDIFNIGSGTIHPLKYYVELLFKHLNTNSRPNYGAISSRINERWIPEADVHKIKESLSWEPRINIEEGIIKTINWYKNNTHLYRIP; from the coding sequence ATGATTACTTCATTTAAAAATAAAACTTTTCTTATTACTGGTGGATATGGTTTTATTGGTTCTCACTTGGTACGAAGACTTTTAAATTTACAAGCAAAAATTGTTCTTTTGATAAGAACATCATCCAATTCTTGGAGACTGAACGATATTCTAAAAAATATTGAAACCTATGAAATAGATATACGAGATAAAAAACAAGTACAAGATGCAATAAAGAAAGTGAATCCAGATTATATCTTTCACCTGGCCGCCTATGGTGTAAATTCTGCCCATACAGACTATATGCATGCTATAGAAACAAATATTATAGGGACATGTAACATAATTCAGGCAGCAAAATTAGTAAATTGTAAAAAAGTTATTCATATGGGCAGTAGTTCTGAATACGGTAATAAAATGGAGCCTATTCATGAAAATATGCTACTATCACCTGTGGATATTTATGGAAGCACCAAGGCTGCTGCTACTATACTTGCCCATCAAATTGCTAGTGAAAACAATATTAATCTTATAACACTAAGACCCTTTGGCATATTCGGAGAGACCGAGGAACCGCATAAAATATTCAGCTATATTATCTTGCAAGTATTACAAAACAAAGATGTAAATTTAACTTTATGCAATCAATTAAGAGATTATTGTTATATTGAAAATATAATAGATGCCTGTATCCTAGCGGTAGAAAATACTACTGTACAAAATGATATCTTTAATATCGGGAGTGGTACCATTCATCCTTTAAAGTATTATGTAGAATTATTATTCAAACATTTGAACACCAATTCCAGACCGAACTACGGTGCAATTTCCTCTAGAATAAATGAAAGATGGATTCCTGAAGCAGATGTTCACAAAATTAAAGAATCTCTTTCTTGGGAACCTAGAATTAATATTGAAGAAGGAATTATTAAAACTATTAATTGGTATAAAAATAATACACATTTATACCGAATCCCCTGA
- the rfbG gene encoding CDP-glucose 4,6-dehydratase, with product MLNKNFNNAFHGKKILITGHTGFKGSWLSLWLKELGATVIGYSLDPKNKHDNFNVTNLQNDIIDIRGDIRDFSKLNKVFTDYNPEIVFHLAAQPLVKYSYEYPRETYEVNVVGTMNVLEAIRLHESAKIGIMVTSDKCYENKEWPWGYREIDPMGGHDIYSSSKGCCELLISSYRNSYFPEEKFSHHKKIIASVRAGNVIGGGDWSIDRIIPDCIRALESNKKIIIRNPIAIRPWQHVLEPLSGYLLLAEKIINNGIIFSGAWNFGPSLDNIVPVEKLVTSLLDIWGSGDWTAKNIDPMNFHEANLLNLDISKAKFYLNWQPKWSLQQTLENTIEWYKHYKSNTREEMIDLCVSQIKQYCML from the coding sequence TTGTTAAACAAAAACTTTAATAATGCTTTTCATGGAAAGAAAATTTTAATTACAGGACATACTGGTTTTAAAGGTTCTTGGTTATCCCTATGGTTAAAGGAATTGGGCGCTACTGTAATTGGATATTCATTAGATCCTAAAAATAAACATGATAACTTTAATGTTACTAACCTTCAAAATGATATAATTGATATTCGTGGAGATATAAGAGATTTTAGTAAACTAAATAAAGTTTTTACAGATTATAATCCTGAAATTGTATTTCATCTAGCTGCACAACCTCTAGTTAAATATTCATATGAATATCCTAGAGAGACATACGAGGTAAACGTTGTAGGAACTATGAATGTACTAGAAGCAATTCGATTACATGAATCTGCTAAAATAGGAATTATGGTGACAAGTGACAAGTGCTATGAAAATAAAGAATGGCCATGGGGGTATCGTGAAATTGATCCTATGGGTGGCCATGACATATATAGTTCAAGCAAAGGATGCTGTGAGCTTTTAATTTCTTCTTATCGAAATTCTTATTTTCCGGAAGAAAAGTTTTCTCACCACAAGAAAATAATTGCAAGCGTTCGAGCTGGTAATGTAATTGGTGGTGGTGATTGGTCAATAGATAGGATTATTCCCGATTGTATACGAGCATTAGAATCGAACAAAAAGATTATTATTAGAAACCCTATTGCTATTAGACCCTGGCAACATGTACTAGAACCCTTAAGCGGGTATTTACTCCTCGCAGAAAAAATTATAAATAATGGTATTATTTTTTCAGGAGCATGGAACTTCGGACCATCCTTAGACAATATTGTTCCAGTAGAAAAATTAGTGACGAGTTTACTAGATATTTGGGGTTCCGGAGATTGGACAGCAAAAAATATAGATCCAATGAATTTTCATGAAGCAAATTTACTAAACCTTGATATTAGTAAAGCAAAATTCTACCTTAATTGGCAACCGAAGTGGTCCCTACAGCAGACTTTAGAAAATACAATAGAATGGTATAAACATTATAAATCTAACACCCGTGAAGAGATGATAGATCTATGTGTTAGCCAAATCAAACAATATTGCATGCTTTAA
- a CDS encoding Fic family protein, whose translation MRDFFDDKYKNIELKRRLINLISDISEFKGKLAAYQEQNPDIFNSLEKTIPLHYIKNFTTIYEDIKVPNKRLKELILDDIVPQNISEDAIFCYYQTLSFVHKNSCTLLINPATIQELHFQLIHYLTSDSAKWREKPFIIPGIPEHGMHLNSYRILPHELIPQFMEQLCDQYNSLNTSKGLHSLLIIARFILNFYCIVPFNQGNNRLAFMLMQLLLIKSGHTFVKYVCLDKYIKKNESDYYNSIYKSSMNWHCEEHNSSFWLKTFLTIILEAYKDLHNTVLDSICKHTKVERIQDFILKQKHPFTKESIRNTYPDIAESTISKALNSLQLFGHIKLVSKGRNAKWTKV comes from the coding sequence ATGAGAGACTTTTTTGATGATAAGTATAAAAATATTGAATTAAAAAGGAGGTTAATAAATTTAATAAGTGACATTAGCGAGTTCAAAGGAAAATTAGCTGCTTATCAGGAACAAAACCCTGACATATTTAATAGTTTAGAAAAAACTATACCACTACATTACATAAAAAATTTCACTACTATTTACGAGGATATAAAAGTTCCTAATAAAAGATTAAAAGAGCTTATTTTAGATGATATAGTACCTCAAAATATTTCGGAGGATGCTATTTTTTGTTATTATCAAACACTTTCTTTTGTACATAAAAATTCCTGTACTTTATTAATTAATCCAGCAACTATACAGGAATTACATTTTCAACTGATACATTACCTTACCTCTGACAGTGCCAAATGGCGTGAAAAACCTTTTATTATTCCAGGTATTCCAGAGCATGGAATGCACTTGAATAGTTACCGCATTCTTCCACATGAACTTATTCCGCAGTTTATGGAGCAATTATGTGATCAATACAACTCATTAAATACTAGTAAGGGGCTACATTCGCTTTTAATAATAGCTCGTTTTATATTAAATTTTTATTGCATAGTTCCTTTCAATCAAGGTAATAACAGGTTAGCATTTATGCTAATGCAATTACTGTTAATTAAGAGTGGACATACATTTGTAAAATATGTATGTTTGGATAAATATATTAAGAAAAACGAATCTGATTATTACAATTCGATTTATAAGTCTTCGATGAATTGGCACTGTGAAGAACATAATAGTAGCTTTTGGTTAAAAACGTTTTTAACAATTATATTAGAGGCTTACAAAGATCTTCATAACACAGTTCTAGATTCTATTTGTAAACATACTAAAGTTGAGAGAATTCAGGATTTTATACTTAAACAAAAACACCCCTTTACTAAGGAGAGTATTCGTAACACTTATCCAGACATTGCAGAGAGTACAATCAGTAAGGCTTTAAATTCATTGCAATTATTTGGCCATATTAAGCTAGTTTCAAAAGGAAGAAACGCAAAATGGACTAAAGTTTGA
- a CDS encoding GerAB/ArcD/ProY family transporter, translated as MGNLKFQNITLFEFIIFIHSLQLASGMLIMPSPLATTAGTDGWISIILGWITTSIIGVFIILMLQKNPNKNFSQILKTYFGKWIGTILFLLYAFYLFFAGFNTLLKATDIVKVWIFPSTPAYQITILLLLPFIILALSGLRALTSYSMLVFFFTTWMPLFLLFSLQTNYNPLHLLPIVKDGLYPIVKATKETITPYAGLEIAYYIYPFLQKKQKAIKGLLIANTGTMFFYLYVTILSYIYFSPEGIKDVIWPVFHLLKGVRFSFMERLEIIYIAYYLIVFSTTIYPYLFFSFESVTISLQKNARNWVLLAFILFIIGLFIFLNPDVDQYLFIYSLMDILNVVFFILLPILFFAYSILFTWITRRKQL; from the coding sequence ATGGGGAATCTTAAATTCCAAAACATAACTTTATTTGAATTTATTATTTTCATTCATTCACTGCAACTAGCATCAGGTATGTTAATTATGCCAAGCCCACTTGCTACTACGGCTGGCACAGATGGCTGGATTTCTATCATTCTTGGCTGGATAACTACTTCTATAATCGGCGTATTTATTATATTAATGTTACAAAAAAATCCCAACAAAAATTTCTCACAAATCCTAAAAACGTACTTTGGTAAATGGATAGGGACAATTCTTTTTCTTTTATATGCCTTTTATCTATTTTTTGCTGGCTTTAATACTTTATTAAAGGCAACCGATATTGTAAAAGTGTGGATATTCCCTTCCACTCCTGCTTATCAAATCACCATATTATTACTATTGCCTTTTATTATTTTAGCCCTGAGCGGGTTAAGGGCTCTTACTAGTTATTCTATGCTTGTTTTCTTCTTCACTACTTGGATGCCACTGTTTCTTCTTTTTTCACTACAGACTAACTACAACCCTTTACACCTACTACCTATTGTTAAAGATGGATTATACCCTATTGTAAAGGCAACAAAAGAAACCATCACTCCTTATGCTGGCTTAGAAATTGCATATTATATATACCCGTTCTTACAAAAAAAACAAAAAGCCATAAAAGGACTACTAATTGCGAATACCGGAACCATGTTTTTCTATCTATATGTGACCATTCTTTCTTATATATACTTTAGTCCGGAGGGGATAAAAGACGTAATCTGGCCAGTATTTCATCTGTTAAAAGGGGTTCGTTTTTCTTTCATGGAACGATTAGAAATTATATATATCGCTTACTATTTAATTGTATTTTCTACTACGATATATCCGTATTTATTTTTCAGTTTTGAATCTGTAACCATTTCACTTCAAAAAAACGCCCGCAATTGGGTGCTGCTTGCTTTTATATTATTTATAATTGGCCTATTTATTTTCCTAAATCCCGATGTGGATCAATATTTGTTTATATATTCTCTTATGGACATCTTAAATGTCGTTTTCTTTATTCTATTACCAATTTTATTTTTCGCTTACAGTATTCTTTTCACTTGGATTACTAGGAGGAAACAACTTTGA